The Ornithinimicrobium faecis region AGTCGGGGACGTTGATCCAGTACTGGTAGAAGGCGTAGGGGCTGGTCATGTCCGCGGACAGCCAGACCGCATTGCCCTCGGACTTCCCGTATTTCTGCCCGTTCTCGTCCGTGAGCAGCGGAGTGGTCATCACATGGACGGTCTCGCCCTCGACCCGGTGCACGAGGTCGACGCCGGCCGTGAGGTTGCCCCACTGGTCCTGGCCACCGGTCTGCAGTGTGCAGCCGTGCTCGCGGAACAGGTGCAGGTAGTCCAGTGCCTGCAGGATCTGGTAACTGAACTCTGTGTAGCTGATCCCGGCCTCACTGCGCAGGCGAGCGGCGACGGCGTCCTTGCGGATCATCTGGTTGACCCGGAAGTGTTGTCCGATGTCCCGCAGGAAGTCCAGGGCCGACATCGGCGCTGTCCAGTCCAGGTTGTCGACCAGGATCGCGGCGTTGTCCCCCTCGAAGTCGACGAAGGGACGGACCAGGGCCTTGATCCGGGCCACGTTGGCGGCCGTCTGGTCCTTGGTCTTCATCAGGCGCTCGGACGTCGGTTTGGGGTCACCGATCAGGCCGGTCGAGCCACCGACCAGAACAATCACGCGGTGACCGGCCCGCTGCAGGTGCCGGAGCATGACGAGCTGGACCAGGTTGCCGAAGTGCAGCGACGGAGCGGTCGGGTCGAAGCCGCAGTAGACCGTGATCGGGCCCTCGCCCAGCGCCTTGCGCAGGGCGGACTCGTCGGTGGTCTGGGCCACCAGGCCGCGCCACTGCAGTTCGTCAAAGATGTCGCTCACAACTACCTCAGGTCTCGTGTTGATCGGTGCTCGAACGTCGCCATTGTCGCCCCTCGGGCGGACTTCCGGCGACACCGCCCAGTCACCCGCGCCGACGCAGCGGCGCGGCGGGGCGATAGACGGAGACCGTCGGGTCGCCGTCCAACCAGAACCGCCAGGGGTATGCCGTGCCGTCACCACCGGCGCCGCGCACCCCGACTCTCGGCCCAGTACGGAT contains the following coding sequences:
- the tyrS gene encoding tyrosine--tRNA ligase; amino-acid sequence: MSDIFDELQWRGLVAQTTDESALRKALGEGPITVYCGFDPTAPSLHFGNLVQLVMLRHLQRAGHRVIVLVGGSTGLIGDPKPTSERLMKTKDQTAANVARIKALVRPFVDFEGDNAAILVDNLDWTAPMSALDFLRDIGQHFRVNQMIRKDAVAARLRSEAGISYTEFSYQILQALDYLHLFREHGCTLQTGGQDQWGNLTAGVDLVHRVEGETVHVMTTPLLTDENGQKYGKSEGNAVWLSADMTSPYAFYQYWINVPDSEASKLLKVFTARTPEEIADLERSTADTPHLREAQRVLAADVTTLVHGPEATAQVQAASQVLFGKGEPGQLDARTLADATAELPSGEVAVGASVVDALVATGLAESKGAARRLVGEGGVSINNVKVDDAEHVLAEADFLHGAIALLRRGRKNLAAAHKADA